The following proteins are co-located in the Camelina sativa cultivar DH55 chromosome 12, Cs, whole genome shotgun sequence genome:
- the LOC104729522 gene encoding epoxide hydrolase 4-like: MVNFVEVQKPLLYGLMKLAGVVPYSLEIEPGTKINFWVPKETLKKKSGTGKPTKPEKPKKPAVLLIHGFAGEGIVTWQFQVGALSKKYSVYIPDLLFFGGSYSENPDRSPAFQADCLVKGLRILGVDEFVPVGFSYGGMVAFKIAEAYPDMVRAIVVSGSIPTMTDTINESSLNRLGFSSSTELLLPTSVKGLKALFTIAVHKPLWFPNRLFKDYIEIMFNNRKERAELLEAVVVSNKDAKIPLFPRKIHFLWGESDRIFDLELAKNMKEQLGEKASIESIKKAGHLVHLERPCVYNRRLKKFLASIHYED, encoded by the exons ATGGTGAACTTTGTTGAGGTACAAAAACCATTGTTATACGGTCTGATGAAACTAGCCGGCGTCGTTCCTTACAGTTTAGAGATCGAACCAGGGACCAAGATAAACTTTTGGGTCCCTAAGGAAACCCTAAAGAAGAAATCCGGTACGGGAAAACCAACCAAACCGGAGAAACCGAAAAAGCCTGCCGTCTTGTTAATCCATGGTTTCGCCGGCGAAGGGATCGTGACGTGGCAGTTCCAAGTCGGTGCACTATCCAAGAAATACTCGGTTTACATACCGGACCTCCTCTTTTTCGGTGGATCCTACTCCGAGAACCCGGACAGGTCTCCCGCGTTTCAAGCCGACTGTTTGGTCAAGGGGCTTCGTATCCTCGGCGTGGATGAGTTTGTCCCCGTAGGGTTTAGCTACGGAGGCATGGTGGCTTTTAAGATCGCTGAGGCTTACCCGGATATGGTTAGAGCAATCGTTGTGTCTGGTTCGATTCCCACAATGACCGATACCATTAATGAGTCGAGCTTGAACAGGTTAGGGTTTAGTTCTTCCACGGAACTCTTGTTACCGACTTCGGTTAAGGGACTTAAGGCTCTCTTCACCATTGCTGTGCATAAACCCTTGTGGTTCCCTAATCGTTTGTTCAAAGACTACATCGag ATAATGTTCAACAACAGGAAAGAAAGAGCTGAACTGTTAGAGGCTGTTGTGGTCAGCAACAAGGACGCGAAAATCCCTCTTTTCCCACGG AAAATACATTTCTTGTGGGGTGAAAGTGATCGAATCTTTGACCTTGAATTGGCTAAAAACATGAAAGA ACAACTAGGTGAGAAGGCATCAATAGAGAGTATAAAGAAGGCAGGCCACTTGGTACATTTGGAAAGACCTTGTGTTTACAACAGGCGTCTCAAAAAGTTTCTCGCATCCATTCACTATGAAGATTAA